One stretch of Carassius gibelio isolate Cgi1373 ecotype wild population from Czech Republic chromosome B1, carGib1.2-hapl.c, whole genome shotgun sequence DNA includes these proteins:
- the zgc:66472 gene encoding zinc finger protein 181 — MEVEDALSAKFRVLIQGLMVTTTSEIVKIFSKVLLETRMEITQSWREIDLLKQQLEECEQQKTEAIIRAQRSEFKREDEEVEVSPDVQSYDTVTPEAVGLQKRAENVSEPEMTQSDTPGRKVQKICAIAENSQKAKCQETKCTQHVVKPKIVCPTNVPRVRGRKSSSKTISQTTSKIIANGPSTSVDMFTKKPKSEAMKKRKLIKTQKHANDVSVARGLRDRQHLSMQRQCLCCSSDECDLQSSPSRALHQVPSVYICRRCERRFKTDLLFKSHNCPMPQNCNRCGQMFTTLQGLTAHSQEVQPQFSCSQCEQSFSNQCALTMHKQVHTNLSVPKDIKAKRFEIRLKRISDSQLEAALSSKSYLFPINSSKQDLLGEAHNMTTADSTPGSLSKHSAESTAVNVRETSETQLSSQSVAESLDSRPGTMSDSSYGQSSIRKVYAVMSSTSCQYQITEDANGSEAPDVHETEKVIDNGKHASSSDESGIRSPPRKRKMSDCSHDAYNGVFPVENILRWRNNKGRNEVRVKWMPCTLCGAKFQNTWEPAESFPGYLDDKNEEPKKT; from the exons ATGGAAGTGGAGGATGCCTTATCAGCTAAGTTCAGGGTCCTGATTCAAGGGCTCATGGTGACGACGACCTCAGAGATAGTTAAAATTTTCAGCAAAGTGCTGCTGGAGACCAGAATGGAGATCACCCAGAGCTGGAGGGAGATCGACTTGTTGAAGCAGCAGCTGGAGGAATGTGAGCAGCAAAAGACAGAGGCCATCATTAGGGCCCAGAGGAGCGAATTCAAAAGAGAAGACGAGGAGGTGGAGGTGTCACCTGATGTGCAGAGCTATGACACGGTCACACCAGAGGCGGTG GGGCTTCAAAAAAGAGCAGAGAATGTCTCAGAACCAGAGATGACACAGTCAGACACACCAG GCCGAAAGGTTCAGAAAATCTGTGCTATTGCTGAAAACAGCCAGAAGGCCAAGTGCCAAGAGACAAAATGCACACAACATGTGGTAAAACCGAAAATAGTTTGTCCCACCAATGTGCCACGAGTGAGGGGGCGGAAATCATCAAGCAAGACCATATCACAGACCACATCTAAAATCATTGCAAATGGACCATCTACAAGTGTGGACATGTTTACAAAAAAACCAAAATCAGAGGCAATGaagaaaaggaaattaataaaaaCGCAGAAGCATGCTAATGATGTTAGTGTTGCTCGTGGTCTTCGAGACCGACAGCACCTCAGCATGCAGAGGCAATGTCTGTGTTGTTCATCGGATGAGTGTGACCTCCAGTCTAGCCCCTCCAGAGCCCTGCACCAGGTCCCTAGTGTGTATATCTGTCGCAGATGTGAGAGAAGGTTTAAAACAGACCTCCTGTTCAAGAGTCACAATTGCCCAATGCCTCAGAATTGCAACAGGTGTGGGCAGATGTTCACTACTCTTCAGGGGCTCACTGCACACAGTCAGGAAGTTCAACCTCAGTTCAGCTGCAGTCAGTGTGAGCAAAGCTTTTCCAATCAGTGTGCTTTAACCATGCACAAACAGGTCCACACCAACCTTAGTGTTCCCAAGGATATTAAGGCTAAGAGGTTCGAGATTCGTCTCAAGAGAATCTCAGACTCCCAGCTGGAGGCCGCTTTGTCCTCAAAAAGTTATCTCTTCCCAATTAACTCTTCAAAACAGGATCTTTTGGGTGAAGCGCACAATATGACTACAGCAGATTCAACTCCTGGATCTTTAAGCAAACATAGTGCAGAATCCACGGCAGTGAACGTACGTGAGACCAGCGAGACACAACTATCATCCCAAAGTGTAGCTGAAAGCCTGGACTCCAGGCCAGGAACCATGTCAGACTCCAGTTATGGACAGTCAAGTATCAGGAAAGTCTATGCTGTCATGTCATCCACCTCATGCCAATATCAGATTACTGAGGATGCAAATGGATCAGAGGCACCAGATGTGCATGAAACTGAAAAAGTAATTGATAACGGAAAACATGCCAGTTCAAGTGATGAGTCAGGAATCCGTTCTCCTCCAAGAAAGCGGAAGATGTCAG ACTGTTCTCATGATGCATACAATGGCGTGTTTCCTGTTGAAAATATTCTGAGATGGAGAAACAATAAG gGAAGAAATGAAGTTAGGGTCAAGTGGATGCCTTGCACATTGTG tggtGCAAAGTTTCAGAACACGTGGGAACCAGCAGAAAGCTTTCCAGGTTATTTGGATGACAAGAACGAAGAGCCGAAGAAAACATAG